A single window of Providencia alcalifaciens DNA harbors:
- the cydC gene encoding heme ABC transporter ATP-binding protein/permease CydC, with product MKVLLPFLALYRRHWFLISLGIILAIVTLLSSIGLLTLSGWFLAGAAIVGAPGIFFFNYMLPAAGVRGAAIFRTAGRYAERLVSHDATFKVLAHLRVFAFSKVLPLSPGGISRFRQGDLLNRLVADVETLDHLYLRVLSPIVSAFFVTFVLIIGLSFLDPRLAWTLGGVMLFLLFTMPFVFYRAGKPIGRELTELRGNYRTVLTSALQGQAELALFGATARFRQHLSSIENSWQGRQQQQAALTGLSQAIILCASGLTATLLLWMAAEHVGGNTQPGALIALFVFCALASFEALGPVAVAFQHMGQVIASATRVSQLMHAKPEVNFVSQGNTLDSLESLTIDNITFTYPEQPFAVLKNVSLSVKQGQHIALLGKTGCGKSTLLQLLTRAWDVDSGVISINGQPIQSYSEEALRGVMSVVPQRVHVFSDTLRNNLLLANEQASDEQLCDVLTQVGLDNLLDNQLKLNAWMGEGGRQLSGGEQRRLGIARALLHNTPLVLMDEPTEGLDAHTEQQILSLLKQKCADKTLLVITHRMQGLEQMDTICVMDNGEIIEQGSHPQLLAEQGRYYQFRQRHLVQQTG from the coding sequence ATGAAAGTATTACTCCCCTTCTTAGCCCTCTATCGCCGTCATTGGTTTTTGATTTCCTTAGGGATCATTCTGGCGATTGTCACGCTGCTTTCCAGTATTGGCCTTCTCACGTTATCAGGATGGTTCTTAGCCGGAGCCGCTATCGTCGGTGCGCCGGGGATCTTTTTCTTTAACTATATGCTCCCTGCGGCTGGGGTTCGTGGTGCGGCTATTTTCCGTACCGCAGGTCGTTATGCTGAGCGTTTAGTCAGCCACGATGCAACATTCAAAGTCTTAGCCCATCTGCGCGTTTTCGCCTTCAGTAAGGTATTACCGCTCTCTCCCGGTGGGATCAGCCGTTTCCGTCAAGGGGATTTATTAAACCGACTGGTTGCGGATGTCGAAACCCTAGACCACCTTTACTTGCGCGTTCTCTCCCCAATTGTCAGTGCTTTCTTTGTCACCTTTGTCCTGATCATTGGTTTAAGCTTCCTTGATCCTCGCCTAGCATGGACATTAGGCGGTGTTATGCTGTTCTTGCTGTTTACGATGCCATTTGTATTTTATCGCGCTGGTAAGCCGATTGGACGCGAACTGACTGAACTGCGCGGAAATTACCGCACAGTATTAACTTCCGCATTACAAGGCCAAGCCGAATTAGCCTTGTTTGGCGCGACTGCTCGTTTTCGTCAACACTTATCAAGCATCGAAAATTCATGGCAAGGTCGCCAGCAGCAACAAGCTGCACTGACAGGTTTATCTCAAGCCATTATTCTGTGTGCATCAGGACTAACCGCAACCTTGCTTTTATGGATGGCAGCCGAACATGTTGGTGGAAATACTCAACCCGGTGCGCTGATTGCCTTATTTGTTTTCTGTGCATTGGCCTCGTTTGAAGCCTTAGGACCAGTTGCCGTCGCATTCCAACATATGGGGCAAGTGATTGCATCAGCTACCCGCGTTTCTCAGTTAATGCATGCAAAACCGGAAGTGAATTTTGTTAGCCAAGGCAATACGCTCGATTCACTTGAAAGCCTGACTATCGATAACATTACGTTCACTTATCCAGAACAGCCTTTCGCCGTATTGAAAAATGTCTCCTTGTCGGTTAAACAAGGCCAGCACATTGCGTTATTAGGAAAAACGGGCTGCGGTAAATCAACGCTGCTGCAATTGCTCACCCGCGCTTGGGATGTGGACAGTGGCGTAATATCGATTAATGGTCAGCCAATTCAATCTTACAGCGAAGAAGCACTACGTGGCGTGATGTCCGTGGTTCCTCAGCGTGTTCATGTCTTCAGTGATACCCTGCGCAATAACTTATTATTAGCCAACGAGCAAGCCTCAGACGAGCAACTTTGTGATGTACTCACCCAAGTGGGCTTAGATAATTTGTTGGATAATCAGCTAAAATTAAACGCATGGATGGGTGAAGGCGGTCGTCAATTATCAGGGGGGGAACAACGCCGCTTAGGTATTGCTCGCGCCCTTCTGCACAATACGCCACTCGTCTTAATGGATGAGCCAACAGAAGGGTTAGATGCCCATACTGAGCAGCAAATTCTTAGCTTGCTCAAGCAAAAATGTGCTGATAAAACGCTGCTGGTGATCACCCATCGTATGCAAGGTTTAGAGCAAATGGACACCATTTGTGTGATGGATAATGGCGAAATTATCGAACAAGGCTCACACCCGCAATTGTTAGCTGAGCAAGGTCGTTATTATCAGTTCCGTCAACGTCATTTGGTTCAGCAAACTGGCTGA
- the cydD gene encoding heme ABC transporter permease/ATP-binding protein CydD, with protein MDKSRQTELVRWLKQHSAPAKRWLRISMLLGIVSGLLIIAQAWFLAVILQALMMDHIPREQLLTDFALLISVFILRGVVHYLRERAGYRCGQVVRQQVRGMVLDKLQELGPVWVKGKPAGSWATIILEQIEDMQDYYSRYLPQMYLATIIPIMILIAIFPFNWAAALILFATAPLIPIFMALVGLGAADANRRNFLALSRLSGSFLDRLRGLDTLRLFFRGKAEVNQIRESTEDFRSRTMEVLRMAFLSSGVLEFFASISIAVVAVYFGFSYLGELSFGSYGLPVTLFAGFLALILSPEFFQPLRDLGTYYHAKAQAVGAAESLVTLLESQGDEQLPQGDKVIDEQPIRIEAKQLEVLSHDGTILAGPLDFTIEPQQRIALVGQSGAGKSSLLNLLLGFLPYRGSITINGNELNQLCSEQWRALVGWVGQNPHLPEQTLQENICLGKPNATESEIQSAIEKAYVAEFLPNLPDGLNTRLGDFAARLSVGQAQRVAVARVLLKPSRLLLLDEPAASLDAHSEQRVMETLNQLSEQQTTLLVTHLLEETLDYDQIWVMSNGKIIQRGDYQQLSQSEGAFAQLLAHRQEEL; from the coding sequence ATGGATAAATCAAGACAGACTGAATTGGTGCGTTGGTTAAAGCAACACAGCGCTCCTGCTAAGCGTTGGCTCCGAATTTCTATGCTCTTAGGCATAGTCAGCGGTTTATTAATTATTGCGCAGGCTTGGTTCCTCGCGGTGATCCTACAAGCGCTCATGATGGACCATATTCCACGAGAGCAGCTCCTCACTGACTTTGCGTTATTAATTAGTGTCTTCATTTTACGCGGTGTTGTTCATTATCTTCGTGAACGCGCTGGCTACCGCTGTGGACAAGTCGTTAGGCAGCAAGTCCGCGGCATGGTGTTAGATAAACTGCAAGAGTTAGGCCCTGTCTGGGTCAAAGGTAAGCCCGCAGGAAGCTGGGCAACGATTATTCTTGAGCAGATTGAAGACATGCAAGATTACTATTCTCGCTATCTTCCGCAAATGTATTTAGCCACCATCATCCCAATCATGATCTTGATTGCTATCTTCCCGTTTAACTGGGCTGCCGCGCTGATTTTATTTGCAACTGCCCCGTTAATTCCGATTTTTATGGCGCTGGTAGGACTCGGTGCTGCCGATGCTAACCGCCGTAACTTCCTTGCCTTAAGCCGTTTGAGTGGCAGTTTCCTCGACCGTTTACGTGGATTAGACACCCTACGCCTATTCTTCCGTGGCAAAGCGGAAGTCAACCAAATTCGTGAATCCACCGAAGACTTCCGTTCTCGCACCATGGAAGTCCTGCGTATGGCATTTTTATCGTCGGGAGTCTTGGAGTTTTTCGCGTCAATCTCCATTGCGGTAGTCGCCGTTTATTTCGGGTTCTCTTATCTTGGAGAGTTAAGTTTCGGTAGTTATGGCCTGCCTGTCACACTATTTGCAGGTTTCCTTGCACTGATTTTATCCCCTGAATTTTTCCAACCTCTGCGTGACCTAGGCACTTACTATCACGCAAAAGCCCAAGCTGTAGGTGCCGCAGAGTCGCTGGTGACCTTACTCGAAAGCCAAGGTGACGAACAATTACCACAAGGCGACAAGGTGATTGATGAGCAACCTATTCGCATTGAAGCCAAACAGCTGGAAGTTCTCTCCCATGATGGCACTATCCTCGCGGGCCCTCTCGATTTTACCATTGAGCCGCAGCAACGCATCGCCTTAGTGGGCCAAAGTGGTGCGGGTAAAAGTTCCCTATTAAACTTATTACTTGGCTTCCTGCCTTACCGTGGTTCCATCACTATTAATGGTAATGAACTCAATCAATTATGCTCAGAACAATGGCGTGCTTTAGTAGGCTGGGTTGGGCAAAACCCGCATTTACCTGAACAAACGTTGCAGGAAAATATTTGCCTAGGGAAACCCAATGCGACTGAGTCAGAAATTCAATCTGCGATCGAAAAAGCCTATGTCGCGGAATTTCTGCCAAACTTACCGGATGGGTTAAATACTCGCTTAGGTGATTTCGCCGCACGCCTTTCTGTTGGGCAAGCGCAGCGTGTCGCTGTTGCTCGTGTACTCTTAAAACCTTCTCGCTTATTACTATTAGATGAGCCAGCAGCCAGCTTAGATGCACATAGTGAACAGCGTGTGATGGAAACATTGAACCAATTATCTGAGCAGCAAACCACGTTATTAGTGACCCATTTACTTGAAGAAACCCTGGATTACGACCAAATTTGGGTCATGTCTAACGGGAAAATTATCCAGCGTGGTGACTACCAACAACTGAGCCAGTCTGAAGGTGCTTTTGCCCAATTACTCGCTCACCGCCAAGAGGAGCTTTGA
- a CDS encoding DUF7057 domain-containing protein, translating to MEPQTQKEPINKLAYFIIILLSVIQGIVITATLDYSIEIPLSPTWAYLPMMLAIFVPSVISFLITNAKQAVFYLNIILTVVLVFWINTWQSLDIGISDNNDAFLSITTLTVLIFFILPWMQNRQTTGTWKANYSCLVGHYFRNTLFGLFACAIGGLLALIVKQASFLFGIVNLSTLSQFLGHYIVLWVAFLVGFNTSLLFLRSKLVMQLNNIAKYFSQFFLPLLSLIAVIFLAGLVVSILTGVHYTASELGSGTMLCFVILNIIFINALYGDGTTQFQFKSIINGFVLISIVLLNAFSALSLYGIFIRVSQYSWSVSRLYAFTIALFLALIILAYSITIIVKRHRWAFSLGAINKVAILGLIATILIINSPIGNFQRIAVNSIMAAVEKGKIKINYDLSYDLEKLGVRGKEALTKLEQDPDTKTQLKVGAYSDVPKPLKDVLIIAKGSQPLPQSWFDMEDGIRDAWNCTNYYSNYECLGFMADANNDGTNEVVMCYSIPESLDYECTIWQSMDNTWKLVDTQREVFDDMPSKKTAWDKLLNNQFILKPKTWLQIVPE from the coding sequence ATGGAGCCTCAAACGCAAAAAGAGCCCATTAATAAGCTGGCGTATTTCATCATTATCTTGCTATCGGTTATTCAAGGAATTGTCATTACCGCCACGCTTGATTATTCCATAGAAATTCCATTAAGCCCTACATGGGCTTATTTACCCATGATGTTGGCTATTTTTGTTCCTTCCGTTATCAGTTTTCTTATTACCAATGCCAAACAAGCGGTGTTTTATCTCAATATTATCCTAACCGTTGTGCTTGTTTTTTGGATCAATACTTGGCAAAGCCTTGATATTGGTATTTCTGATAACAATGACGCTTTCCTTTCTATTACGACACTCACTGTCCTGATTTTTTTCATATTGCCTTGGATGCAAAATCGCCAAACCACAGGCACCTGGAAAGCTAATTACAGCTGCTTAGTCGGGCACTATTTCCGCAATACCTTATTCGGCCTTTTCGCCTGTGCTATTGGGGGCTTATTAGCTCTGATCGTCAAACAAGCCAGCTTTTTATTTGGCATTGTCAATCTGTCAACACTCAGCCAATTTCTTGGTCACTACATTGTCCTTTGGGTGGCGTTTTTAGTTGGTTTTAATACTAGCTTGCTCTTTTTACGCTCCAAATTGGTGATGCAACTGAATAATATCGCCAAATATTTTTCTCAATTTTTCCTACCTTTACTCAGTTTAATCGCCGTAATTTTCTTAGCCGGCTTAGTTGTTTCCATATTAACTGGCGTACATTACACAGCTTCAGAGTTAGGTTCTGGTACCATGCTCTGTTTTGTGATTTTAAATATTATCTTTATTAATGCCCTTTATGGTGATGGCACAACCCAATTCCAGTTTAAATCTATTATCAATGGCTTTGTACTTATCAGCATCGTTCTACTAAATGCATTTTCTGCACTTTCTCTGTACGGTATTTTCATTCGTGTCAGCCAATATAGCTGGAGTGTGAGTAGGCTATATGCATTTACTATTGCGCTATTCTTAGCCCTGATTATTTTAGCTTACAGCATCACAATCATTGTAAAACGACACCGCTGGGCATTCTCCCTCGGTGCGATAAATAAGGTCGCTATTCTTGGTTTAATTGCCACTATCTTAATCATTAATAGCCCTATTGGTAATTTCCAACGCATCGCGGTGAACAGCATTATGGCGGCCGTTGAGAAAGGAAAAATTAAAATTAACTACGATTTATCTTATGACTTAGAGAAGTTAGGAGTCCGAGGAAAAGAAGCGTTAACGAAACTGGAACAAGACCCTGATACGAAAACACAGCTCAAAGTTGGCGCTTACTCTGATGTCCCTAAACCACTTAAAGACGTTCTTATCATCGCCAAAGGCAGTCAACCATTGCCACAAAGCTGGTTTGATATGGAAGATGGGATCCGAGACGCATGGAATTGCACCAATTATTACAGCAATTATGAATGTCTTGGATTTATGGCTGATGCAAACAACGATGGAACAAACGAAGTGGTGATGTGCTACTCCATCCCCGAGTCCCTTGATTATGAATGTACTATTTGGCAATCCATGGATAACACATGGAAATTAGTCGATACACAAAGAGAGGTATTCGACGATATGCCATCCAAGAAAACGGCATGGGATAAGCTACTCAACAACCAGTTTATATTGAAACCAAAAACCTGGTTGCAAATTGTTCCTGAATAA